One stretch of Chelonia mydas isolate rCheMyd1 chromosome 21, rCheMyd1.pri.v2, whole genome shotgun sequence DNA includes these proteins:
- the LOC119564413 gene encoding uncharacterized protein LOC119564413 isoform X2 has translation MAPSSAAAGRRALRMRRTQQPPPPPLERARGSLWPPQGRGGAERGGGCAAWEARGEARTARRRSPPEGGREAASQGLAAAPPVGPSMLRPSGDPGRGRLKARKPGAAVPLRDSGLSAAVWALATAAPSYPRLFSLPGCMPGRGCSQASFSPSLCRCSMAQVHPLQTKGLPKLFKKTAVAVNEACSGGSSGFCACNFLSRQAQQHLRHLLFLVTDCLVNWSETRSSIKGKEGQSII, from the exons CAGCGCCGCAGCCGGGCGCCGCGCACTGCGCATGCGCCGAacccagcagccgccgccgccgcctctggAGCGCGCTCGCGGGTCGCTGTGGCCgccgcagggcaggggcggggccgagAGAGGCGGCGGCTGTGCCGCCTGGGAAGCCCGCGGCGAGGCTCGCACAGCGCGGCGCCGGTCCCCGCccgaaggagggagggaggccgcCAGCCAAGGCCTCGCCGCGGCTCCCCCCGTCGGCCCCTCTATGTTGCGACCCAGCGGGGACCCGGGCCGGGGGCGGCTGAAGGCGCGCAAGCCGGGGGCAGCAGTGCCCCTGCGGGATTCGGGCCTGAGCGCTGCTGTCTGGGCGCTGGCAACTGCTGCACCTTCCTACCCGCGCTTGTTTTCTCTGCCTGGCTGCATGCCCGGAAGGGGCTGCTCGCAGGCGTCTTTCTCCCCGAGTTTGTGTCGCTGCTCAATGGCGCAGGTCCACCCGCTTCAGACTAAAGG CCTTCCGAAACTTTTCAAGAAGACAGCTGTGGCAGTTAATGAAGCATGCTCAGGAGGAAGTTCAGGGTTTTGTGCTTGCAATTTTTTATCAAGGCAGGCTCAGCAGCACTTGCGTCATCTCCTCTTCCTGGTGACAGATTGCTTAGTCAACTGGTCAGAAACAAGAAGTTCCATTAAAGGGAAAGAAGGCCAGAGCATAATCTGA